A region from the Arachis ipaensis cultivar K30076 chromosome B01, Araip1.1, whole genome shotgun sequence genome encodes:
- the LOC107644990 gene encoding LOW QUALITY PROTEIN: serine/arginine-rich splicing factor SR45a (The sequence of the model RefSeq protein was modified relative to this genomic sequence to represent the inferred CDS: deleted 2 bases in 1 codon; substituted 1 base at 1 genomic stop codon), which translates to MSYSRRSRYSPSPSPSPYKGYSRYSRSLSRSLSRSRSRSRSRSVSSDAENPGNNLYVTGLSPRITKRELEKHFAAEGKVCTSAYSKIVFLXIYVACQLCFNLPEAALHQTLKSQLTKQIINKYQIIGVARRRRGRTPTPGRYLGLRTIRARRHSRSPSYSSRRSPSYSPYRRSYSRSPYSPDRSRSPSYSPDYRRRRSYSPDYRRRRSYSPYYYSRRRSPYSPYYSRRRSYSRYDRYERRRSYSRSQSPYSRSPVSYRDRSYSPYDSRYDSPDDRYYRRHHNRSVSPSVSPPPRRRSRRSYSRSVTPVRMRSCSRSISPRRSRRSYSRSVSPPRKSSGRSHSRSSKRSGGYSKRSRSPSPSVSASSRSFSRSNTPGSASPST; encoded by the exons ATGTCTTACTCAAGGAGATCAAG GtattctccttctccttctccatcCCCATACAAGGGGTACAGCAGGTACAGCAGGTCCTTATCCAGGTCTCTTTCAAGGTCAAGATCGAGAAGCCGTTCAAG GAGCGTCTCAAGTGATGCAGAAAATCCTGGAAATAACTTGTATGTGACTGGATTATCTCCTAGGATCACCAAGAGAGAACTGGAGAAGCATTTTGCAGCTGAAGGAAAGGTATGCACTTCAGCTTATTCTAAAATAGTCTTTCTGT AGATTTATGTTGCCTGCCAACTGTGTTTTAATCTTCCTGAAGCAGCTCTTCATCAAACTCTCAAATCACAACTAACCAAACAAATCATCAACAAGTATCAGATCATTGGGGTT GCCAGAAGGCGACGTGGCCGAACCCCAACGCCTGGAAGATATCTTGGGCTAAGGACTATTCGAG CACGCCGTCACTCACGCTCCCCAAGCTACTCTTCTCGGCGCTCTCCTAGCTATTCCCCCTACCGAAGAAGCTATAGTCGTTCGCCATATTCTCCAGATCGTAGTAGGAGTCCCTCTTATTCTCCTGACTATCGCCGTAGAAGGTCTTACTCTCCTGACTACCGGCGAAGGAGGTCTTACTCTCCATATTACTACAGTCGACGCAGGTCCCCATATTCTCCATATTATAGTCGTCGCAGGTCGTATTCGCGATATGATCGTTATGAGCGGCGGAGGTCATATTCGCGGTCTCAATCCCCATACAGCAGGTCACCTGTCAGTTATCGTGACAGATCATACTCTCCCTATGACTCAAGGTATGACTCGCCCGATGATCGCTATTACAGAAGGCACCACAACAGGTCAGTTTCTCCAAGTGTCTCCCCTCCCCCAAGGCGGAGGTCGAGGAGAAGCTACTCGCGGAGTGTCACTCCTGTTCGAATGAGGAGCTGCTCTCGAAGCATCTCTCCCCGACGCAGCAGGAGGAGCTACTCACGAAGTGTTTCTCCACCAAGGAAAAGTTCTGGGAGGAGCCATTCAAGAAGCTCTAAAAGGAGTGGTGGTTATTCCAAACGTAGTAGGAGCCCAAGTCCAAGTGTGAGTGCAAGTTCAAGATCATTTTCAAGGTCCAACACTCCTGGATCTGCTTCTCCTTCAACTTAG